ACGAAATTTGTTCCCGCCTGTTTCAAGCTTGCATCGTTCAATCTGAAGACGAACGTGAAGTTTCCGGATGCGTTGGAGATCTGGAATGCTTTATTTGATTCGATTTTAAGTTTGCCATCCTGGAATACGATGTTGGCAATTGCTCCCAAGTCGGTGAACGCTTGCTCTAGTTTTCCGATGATGTCGTTAATCGTGTCAGAGTGCGAAACGGTAATTTGTTGTTCTTGAGAACCAACTTTGATCTTGACTACAGAGTTATCAACCGGCGCATATCGTGTATCGATACTTGCAAATGTATCGGTCGGTTGGATTTCTCTTCCCAGCTTTCCGCTTTTGAAGAGACTATTCGTTGCAAGTGATACTACATCAACAGAATACGCACCATCTAAAGCGGATGGTGCAGCACTTGCGTTAAGTACGTTTGTGGCAGACGAAGTTGCGGTTTTCGGAATTAAGTTTGCCTGCAATGAAAAATCTGAGATGTAGTTATAAAACTCGCGGATTTTTGAAGAAACTTTTTGATACGCCTTCTGGAGATTGGCGTACTGTGTGTACTTATCGTTAAGCCTTTGGAGTGGTGCAGCCTCCAGTTCCATAAGTTTTTCTATGATCGATTGTGTATCAAGACCACTTACAGCGCCACCAACCTGCAGTCTTGAGGACCGCTGATATCTGTAATTTATGTTGTTGGCTATGCTTGAAAGGTCCATAACCTCACACCCTTTCGTCCATCAGTACCCCCAGGAGTTCTTGGATGTTCTTTGCAAGTTTAAGAGCGAGTTCTGGAGGAATTTGGCGAAGAACTTCCCCTGTTTCAGGGTCTTTGATTTTGATCACAACCATGTTCGTATCTCTGTCGATTTTAAACTCTGCTTCCCCTCTAAAAATCTTCTTCAGCTTCTCGAAGTTTTCCTTAAACATGTCGAGTTCTTCGACTCTATCCTTTCCTATACGCAGGGTATCATGTGTCTCATTTCTTCCGTGGCTGTGTTCTCCTACAGCGGGATTAACAACTGTTGCCGCGTTGTTTTGCACTTGATTTTTGTTGATAAAATCCTGTTCAACTACCGTTCTTCCTACGCCAACCCCTTTAATCCCATCCATAGCTCACCACTCCGTGATGAAAGTATAGTTAGAATATCCCTATTTATTATCGTCACTCTTTTCTTTTTCTTTAATCGAATCTAAAAGTTGTGCGATCCGCACGGTTGCTTCGATACCTTTGTCTTCTTTGAACCTGAGTTCAGGTGCTACGTACATTCTGATGCTTTTCGCTACGTATGTTCTAAAGTAACCTTTTTTTGAGTCCAGGTATTCCACAACTTCCCTTCTCTTTGATTCATCGCCAAGGACACTAACGTAAATATCCGCGTACCTTTTGTCTTTAGAGACTTCTACTCTCGAGAACGTGATTAACGACCTCACAGTTTCTATGTACGGATCTTTCATCTCCATTAACGCTTCTGATAAAACCTTTCTCAGTTCCGATTCAAGCATTTTAAGCTTGTATTCCTGCTTCATCCTGAACACCTCCGTAGATCATGTCTCTGGACCTTTCAAATACTCTTTCTAATTCGTGGAACATTACCTTCAAATCCCCTGGTTTCATCCCCAAAACGTTGAAAGTTAATGGATCAAGGTAAGGCGAACCGTAAGACAGAGAATAACCTGGCATAAATATGTTAGAAAAGACGTTTGCAAGGTGGACAATGCAAATCATCTCTATGTATGGCGAATCTGGGTTAAGTGAGGGTTTCTCATGGTACTGTGCAACAGAAACGTACTCATCTGGAAATTTCCAAAGTTTTAGGAGTTCTCCTCCTAACTCCATATGGTCTTCGACTCGACATTTGTATTCAATTAAGAAGAATGGTGTTTGCTTTTCTTGGCTCAATTTCGACAATTCGTACGTATACACTGGAAAAACCAAATCAAGTGCTATCTTCCCAACATCGTGCATCATTCCAGCTAAAAAGACTTCTTCCCTATTCATGAATCCGATTCTTTTGGCGATGTGTTCCGAAAAGATTGCGGTTGTCATAAAATGCGACCAGAGTTTGTCATGGTCGATGAATGTATGTTTTGAGTGGAGCGCAGAATATGTGAAGACACTCAGTGCAAGGTTTCGAACTGTTTTGAATCCAACGATGACGATAGCCTCACTGAGCTTTGTTATTTTTCTCGGCAGTCCGTAGTATGCCGAGTTCACAAGTCGCAGAATTTTCGTCGAAAGTCCAACGTCCATCGCAATGACCTTTTCAAGGTCTTTTGCACTGGCATTTGGATTTGACGCAGTTGATATGATTTGTTGGACAACGATATCGGGTGTCGGTATTTCAGAAATCGTTGATAGTAATTCTTTTATCATCCGTCTTCGCCCCAGTTGGTCTGAATTTACGCGCTAGTGTCCCAACTACCTAAGGATAAAATGTTCGTGCA
The DNA window shown above is from Fervidobacterium changbaicum and carries:
- a CDS encoding flagellar protein FlaG translates to MDGIKGVGVGRTVVEQDFINKNQVQNNAATVVNPAVGEHSHGRNETHDTLRIGKDRVEELDMFKENFEKLKKIFRGEAEFKIDRDTNMVVIKIKDPETGEVLRQIPPELALKLAKNIQELLGVLMDERV
- the rbfA gene encoding 30S ribosome-binding factor RbfA is translated as MKQEYKLKMLESELRKVLSEALMEMKDPYIETVRSLITFSRVEVSKDKRYADIYVSVLGDESKRREVVEYLDSKKGYFRTYVAKSIRMYVAPELRFKEDKGIEATVRIAQLLDSIKEKEKSDDNK
- a CDS encoding HDOD domain-containing protein, which encodes MIKELLSTISEIPTPDIVVQQIISTASNPNASAKDLEKVIAMDVGLSTKILRLVNSAYYGLPRKITKLSEAIVIVGFKTVRNLALSVFTYSALHSKHTFIDHDKLWSHFMTTAIFSEHIAKRIGFMNREEVFLAGMMHDVGKIALDLVFPVYTYELSKLSQEKQTPFFLIEYKCRVEDHMELGGELLKLWKFPDEYVSVAQYHEKPSLNPDSPYIEMICIVHLANVFSNIFMPGYSLSYGSPYLDPLTFNVLGMKPGDLKVMFHELERVFERSRDMIYGGVQDEAGIQA